One Pseudomonadota bacterium genomic window, CAGGCGCGGCAGGAGGAGCGCGACGTGAGCCCCCGCGGCCTCCACGGTGCCCGGCGCCACACGCAGCGGCGGCGCCTTCAGCTCTGCGAGCACCGCCTCGGGCGACAGCCGGCGGATGCGGTGCTCTCGCAAGAGACGCTGCACCCGACTCGTGCGCAGCTTCGCGGAATGGCCGGGCGTCGGGGCGAGCTCGAGCAAGGACCAGAACCACGGCTCGTCCGCGGAGGGACAGAGCCTGAGCGCCTGGGGCTGATACCTGAGGAGCTGCTCGCGCAGGCGGTTGGCCAGACGGTTCGCCTCTTCGCGTAGATCCTCATCCATGCGCGAGAGCTCGCGGAGTTGGATGACGTCCGGCGCATCGATTCGCGCCCGGTGGAAACAGTGCTCGTCGGTGCGCAACGAGTCGGCGAGTACGAACGCGTCTCTGCGGTCGTCCTTGGCGCCGGCGACGGTGTGCCGGTCTCGAAAGCGATCGAGCTGCTTCGGGTTGATCGCGAAGACCGGAAAGCCGCGCTCGATCAGGCTCTCGACCACGGCCCCTCGAGGGATCTCGATAGCCACCGCCGCGCGCTCCGGCTCGCCTCGCGCCAGTCGCGCCAGCCAGTCGAGGAGCTGCGCGATCGCCGAGCCGGTGTGCTCGATCACTCGCTCTTCTACGATCTCGGTGTCCGGGCCGATGACACAGACCTGATGGGCTTCCGTGGCCCAGTCGATGCCCACGAACAGACGGTACTCGGATGACATGCAGTCACCTCCTATCCGCCCCAGCCAACCGCGATGCGACATCACCCCTGTACCGGCGCTCGTAGCGCAACTCCCCACTGGACGTGCAACGCGGCCTCTCCACCGGGGTGCGGGTCCCCCCCAGGCGGCTCAGAGCGCAGGGGGTACAAGGCACTCCCGGTGGATTGGCCAGGACGAGAAGATCTTACAGAACTAGGAAAGAGTTTCTGCACCTAGAAAAGGTACAGGGGGTCAAGGGGTAAAGTGCGTTTGTTGGGTCAGCTGTGCAACCCAAAGCCGATCATCTCGACAGACTAGAATCATCAAAAACACCCGTCGTTTCGTGTGCTTCAAAAATGGGTTTTGGCGAGGAAGCGCCCGGGCGCGGAATCCCGTTCTCGTGTATATTCCGCCCGGGGAAGGGAGCGGTCGTGGCGGGCAAGAACGCGCCGGCGATGAAGAAGCTCATGATCACCGTCGCGGCCATGGGGCTCGCGGGCACGGTGTTCAGCTCCGTCATGCCCGACTTCCTGCACAACCAGCTCGGCGTCGAGGGCGACGTGCGCGGCGCGCTCGAGGTGCCCCGCGAGCTGCCCGGGCTCCTGCAGATAGTCCTCGTGGCGCTCGTCGCCGGGCTCGCGAAGTTCCGCTCGCTGACGCTCACGTTCGGGGTCGGCGCCGCGGCGTTCGTCGGCCTCGCGTTCGTCGGCGACAGCCTGCCGCTGTTCGTCGTCTTCATGGTGCTCTGGTCCGCGAGCGCGCACCTCTACATGCCGCTGCGCGACGCGGTCGCGATGGAGCTCGCGGGCAACGAGCGCCGCGGCTACGTCCTCGGCACGGCCGGCGCGTTCCGCGCGGTAGGCCTGATCGTCGGCACCGGGCTCGTGTGGCTCGTGCTCACGCAGCTCGAGCTGGGCTTCGAGACGCTCTTCCTCGCCACGGCGGCGCTGCTCGTCCTCGGCGCCTTGGCGAGCGAGCGGATCCCGGTCCTCCCGAGCGACACGCCCGCCGCCGGCACGAAGCGGCCGCGCGCCCTGCGGCTGTTCGTCGATCTCCTCGCGCGCCGGCCTTCGTATCGGCTCTACTACCTCCTGTCGGCGCTGTTCGGGGCGCGCAAGCAGATCTTCCTGACGTTCGCGCCGTGGCTGCTCGTGAGCGAGTACGGGCAGCGGGCGCCGCAGCTCGCGCTCGGCTTCGGGATCTCCGCCGCGGTCGGCATCGCGCTTCGTCCGCTGCTCGGCCGCTGGATCGACCGCAGCGGCGAGCGGTCGGTGATCGTCTCCGAGTCCGCCATGGTCGCCTGCATGTGCGCGGCCTACGCCGTGGTCCCGCTCGTCGCGCCGCGGGTCGTCGCGATCCCGGTGCTCTACGGGCTCTACGTGCTCGACGACATCCTCTTCTTCCTCTACATCGCCCGCACCACCTACCTGTCCCGCATCGCGCGCGACGTGCGCGAGGTGGCGCCGGCCGTGGCGCTCGGGGGGACGATCGACCACGTCGCCTCGATGCTCGTGCCGATCGGCGCCGGGATCATGTGGATCGCGATCGGGCCGTGGAGCGTGTTCCTCGCGGCGGCCGCGATCGCGCTCGCGAGCCTGCTCGCGGCGTTTGCCATGCCGCGCGAGCGCCGCGATAATGAGCCCGTGGGGGACCGATGACGATCTCCGCGCCGCCCGCCCTGGCGCTCGCCCTCGCCGCCGCTGCGGCCGGCGGGTGCTGGAGGACCGCCCCGGCCTCGGTCGACGACCCCGACGCGTCGGACGGCTGGGCCGGTCCCGACGCGGTCGGCGCCGAGGATCTCGGCGCCGAGGCGCTCGACGAGCCGCGGAACGTGCACGTGACCTGGCGCGGCGACACCGGCTCGTCGCTCACCTTCTCGTGGCGGACGCTGCGGCGGATCGGCTACACGCCCAGGCTGTGGATCGCGCCGGAGGACGACTGCGCTGGCGACGGCGGGATCGCCGCTTTGCCCATCGACCCCGCTCTCGCGCACACCGGCGGCGGCGACACCTACACGAACGAGGACGGCGTCGGCGTGGAGTGGATCGTCGAGGTGACCGGGCTCGAGCCGGACACCGAGTACGCCTACGCCGTCGGCACCTGGAGCTGGTTCGACCCGACGACCGGCCCAGAGGACGCGCGGCTCTCCCCGCTCCGGCGCGTGCGCACCGGGCCGCCGAGCGGCTCGGCCGCGCCCGTCACCTTCGCGGTCGGCGGCGACACGCAGGGCGGGGTGGCCAATCTGGCGGCGCACGCCGACGAGATCGCCGAAACCCCGGCGGCGTTCTGGCTCCTGACCGGCGACATGACGAGCTCGTCCACGCAGCTCCAGTGGAACACGTGGTTCGCGGCCGCCGCCCCGCTGCTCGACGCCGCGGTCGTCATGCCGGTCCCCGGCAACCACGAACTGTCGTACGGCACGTTCTACGGGCGGTTCGCGCTGCCGGCCGAGCCCGATCTCCAGCCGGGTCTCGGGGAGCACGCCTGGTCGTTCGACTACGGCAACGTCCACGTCGTCGGGCTCGACTCGACGGACGACGCCGACATGACGCCTATCGCGGCGTGGCTGGACGCGGATCTCGCCGCCGCGGCCGCGAACCCCGCGATCGACTGGAAGATCGTCGTCTTCCACCACCCCGCGTACTCGTCGTCCTCCCACGGCTGCACGGCGCGTGTGCTCGAGCACTGGGTGCCGATCTTCGACGCGCACGGCGTGGATCTCGCCTTCTCCGGGCACGACCACGACTACGAGCGGACGGTGCCGATCGCGGGCGGCGCGCACGCGCTCCCGGGCTTCGGCGTGACCTACATCGTCGCGGGCGGCCTGTTCGCGCCGCTGTACGCCTCGGGGGACTCGTGGTGGACCGCGTACTCGGAGAGCACGCACAGCTACGTCGTGGTCGACGTGGACGGCCCGGTCCTGCACCTGACCGCGATCGACCCCGAGGATCAGGCCGTGATCGACGAGCTGCTCCTCCAGAAGGAGGGGGGCTGATCGATCACTGGATCCCGGTCTTCTTGTCCTTCTTCTCCTTCTTCTTCTCCTTCTTCTCCTTGGACGTGAGCTTGGGCTTGTTCGACTTCGAGTCCCTCTTCTGATCCTTGTTCGCCATCTCGTTACCCTCCGTGCGCAATCGGATGACCGAGCGCCATCATACCGGATCGCGCGGCGGATCGCTCCGCGATTCCGTCGCCGGTCGTTTTCGAGTAGCGTCGTCTCGATGGCGGGCGCGGCAGGAGAGCGGGGCGGACGAAGCGGGGGCGGGGTGTCGCCCGGGCTCGCGGCCTCGGTCTATCTCGCCGCCCTGTACCTCCTCCACGCGCTCGCCCTGCGGATCGCGAACGCGGCGATCCTGCTCGACACGGGCGCCGCCTCGGTCACGGCGCTCGGCCCGCCGGTGTCGCTGCCGTTCCTCCTCGGCGAGGAGCTCGTCGTCGGCGCCGCGCTCGCGGGCGCGCTTTGGGCCGCGTGGCGAAGGCCGCTCCTGCGCGGGCTCTGGCTCGCCGCCTGCGGCGCCTACCTCCTCTTCCTCTCCGGGGAGCAGCTCGCGTTCAAGCTCTTCTTCACGCACGTCGACTACGTCCTCTACCAGGACTCCCACGACGTCGCCGGCCTGTTCGGCTCGATCGTCGGCACCCTCGACGGGTTCTTCTTCGTGAACGCCGCCCTCGCCCTGGCGATCCCGATCCTCGTCGCCGCGCCCTACCGCCCGCGCCCCGTGCTCGCCGCCGCGCGCTGGGTAGCGAGGCGTCCTTTGGCGGCGGCCGCCGTCGCGCTGCTCTGCCTCGGGCTGACGATCGCGCTCTCGGTCGCCGCCCCGCAGCACGGCCTGGACCGGCCGTTCCCGGTCGCGTTCGCCGCGTCGGTCCTCGCGGCCCGCGCCGAGGGGATCGCCGAGCGCCGCGCCATGGCCTCTCCCGCGCCACGCCCCGCGGCCGGCGGCCGGCCGGAGGTCGGCGCCACCCCGTCCGCGGACGAGCTCGCCGGGGTCCGCGCCGCGCTCGCCGCGCACGGCGGGAAGCTCAACGTCGTGTGGTACATGCTGGAGTCGACGTCGTTCCGCGAGACGACGCTCGACCCGGCGCAGCGGTACGACACCACGCCGTTCCTGAAGCGGCTCGCGGCGAAGAGCGTCCTCTTCACGCGGTACCACACCGGTGTCGCGGCGAGCACGCGCGCCTACTACTCGGTGCAGACCGGCCTCCACCCGTACATGGATCAGACAAGCGATCTCGCGAAGTACTCGCAGCTCGCCGTTCCCACGCTCATCGACGTCCTGCGCGGCGCCGGCTGGGCGACCGCGTTCTTCTCGAGCTCGGACGCGATGTTCGAGTCGCTCGACACGTTCCTCGCGGTGCGGAATTTCGACGCCTACATGGACAAGAACCTGGTGCCGCCCGAGAAGCGCGCCAGCGTGTCGATGGAGGCGTGGGGGGTCGACGAGGAGATCGTGATCGACGCGGCGCTCGAGTGGGTCGCGGCGACCCGCGCGGCCGGTCGGCCGTTCTTCCTGAGCTACAACGCCGTGGTGCCGCACCACCCGTTCAGCGTGCCGCCCGCGCACACCGGCCTGTACGACCTCGACTGGGGCGAGAAGATCCAGCGCGCCCGCTACCGCGCGTCGCTCCGGTACGCGGACTCGGCGCTCGAGAGGATGGTCCGCGGCCTCGAGCGGCTCGGCGCGCTCGAAGGCACGCTGCTCGTCGTGACCCCGGACCACGGCGAGGCGTTCGGCGATCTGCACAGGAAGAACTTCATGCACGCCGAGCACTGCTACGAGGAGGACACGCACATCTTCCTCCTCCTGCACAACCCGGAAGTCCTGGGCGCGCCGCTCGTCTCGCGGCGGCTCGGCTCGCACGTCGACATGTTCCCCACCCTGCTCGAGGCGCTCGGCGTCCGGCGCGAGCTCGACGTCGACGGTCAGAGCCTCATCGGCGCGGGCTGGGCCGAGCCGCCCCTCTACTGCTTCTCTCGCCGCCAGCTCGCGCTCCGCCGCGGTGATCTCAAGGCGATCGCGTCCCGCGAGAGCCGGGGCGTCGAGCTGTACGATCTCGCGGCCGATCCGGGCGAGCAGCGCGATCTCGCCGAAGGCCGCCCGGGGGAGGCCGCCGCGGCCAGGGACGAGCTCCTCAGATGGAAGGCCGAATCGGCGCGGAAGATGAGGGATCGCGTCGCCGCCGCCGGCCTCACCGACGAGGAGATCGGCGGTCGGGCGGCCGCGGGCCGGCAGAGGCTGTACGGCGGGGTGCGCCTCCGGATAGCCGCCGCCGCGATCTGCCCGAGCGCCGCGGCGTCGAGCTGCGAGGCGGCCGGCCGGCCGCCTCGTTTCGGCCGCGGACAACCGCTCGCGGTCTGGGTTCGGCTCGCGCGCGCCGCGCGGACGAGCGTGCGGGTCGAGGCGTTCGCGCCGGGCGGCAAGCGCATCCACATGGAGACGCGGCCGCACGCGGGCGGCGCCGAGGCGGTGATCGGCACCCTGCCCGGGGGCCTGTTCGCGGAGCCCGGCCGCTACAAGGTCAAGGTCGGCGTCGTCGAGTCGTACGCGGTCCACGACTCGCGGGTCATGGCGTTCGAGGTGGAGTAGCTCCGGCGCGCGACAAGGCGCAGCGTCACTTCAACCCGAGCTTCACGTCGATCCGCGGGCCGTCGCTCTTGCCGGCGCCGAAGCCGACCGAGAGGGTGCCGTTCTCCACGCCGGCGAGCTTCTTCAGCGCCTTCCAGTCGCCTATGCGGGCGAATGTCCTGCCGTCGAAGCCGAGCATCGCGGTGTCCGGGGTGACGTACAGGTACACGTCGCGCGTGAACACGATCGCGTTCTCGCCCGCCTCGAGCTTCGCGAACGGCACATCGATCGCCAGATGGAGAGGGACTTTCTCGCCGGCCTTGATGTGCACGATCATCGGCCCCGGCCCCTTGGCCGCGCCGTCTACCCCGCCGGACGCGATCTGCGGCAGCTCGTCGAGCGAGAACGTCTTCACCGTGGTCGTGTCGAGCGTCCGGATCCCCGAGCATCCCGCCGCGCAGAGCAGCAGGGCGAGCGCAACCGTCTTCATCACGCGCATTTCGTTCTCCGTTCTCTTTCCGTCGGTTTTCCAGAGAACAGCGCGGGCGATCAACCTATTCCCCTGTGGCACGCGGATTGCTGTGATATTCCTGTGGCGCCCGCTGGGCGCGGAAAAACGGCGGTCCCGATGTCGCAACGCCCGCACACCTGTGGCGAGAAGAACACAGTGGAGCCCCTCGGCCGGGGGTCGTTACAGCTCCACTGTCTCGTTCTCGCGCTCCTCGTCTCGACCTCGGCTTCGGCCGGAAAGCTCGACGACGTGCGCGACGCGACCGACGACGGCAGCGGCGGTTCTGGAAACGACGCCTCTGGCGATTCCTCCGGCGACGACTCCGGCGACGACTCCGGCGACGGGCTCGCCGAGGCGGTGGGCGCTGCGTTCATGGACGCGATCGCCGCCGCCGCGGCCGAGCGGGCCGGTCGCGTCCGGTTCGCGCCGTACCCGTACGCCGAGGGACACGGCGGCTGGGTCGTCCCCGAGCCGACGGCGGACGACGAGGCGGCGACCGCGCCCGAGGGACCCGCGGTGTTGCCGCGCGTGTCGTTCCGTTTCTCCCTCGACGACGCCTACGCTTGGGAGCGGGTGCACCGCCCCGCGATCGTCCTCGCGCTCGACACCTCGAGCGGCGTCGGCCTGCGCGCAGACTACACCAACTACGTCGAGCGGCTCCCGGCGGGCCGGCTCGACTATCTCGGCATCGGCACCTTGGACGCGATGTTCCGCATGCTGGACGCCCGGCGCGCCGCCTTGTATCTCGGCCTGGGTTGGCGTTACCTCGTGGATCCGTCGGCCCGCGGGGCCGCGCTCGTCAACGGCTTCAACAGCCTGCTCTCGCTCGACGTCTTCC contains:
- a CDS encoding IS110 family transposase; protein product: MSSEYRLFVGIDWATEAHQVCVIGPDTEIVEERVIEHTGSAIAQLLDWLARLARGEPERAAVAIEIPRGAVVESLIERGFPVFAINPKQLDRFRDRHTVAGAKDDRRDAFVLADSLRTDEHCFHRARIDAPDVIQLRELSRMDEDLREEANRLANRLREQLLRYQPQALRLCPSADEPWFWSLLELAPTPGHSAKLRTSRVQRLLREHRIRRLSPEAVLAELKAPPLRVAPGTVEAAGAHVALLLPRLRLVHAQRADCAKRIDSLLSEVGASGDQDAERREHRDVEILLSLPGVGRNVAATMLAEASQPLEERDYHALRALGGVAPITRQSGKRRVVIMRHACNQRLRNAFYHWARCASIWDEPSRQVYRAQRARGHSHGRALRTVSDRLLRILVAMLKTNSPYDVSRATRAPAGSRSEAVA
- a CDS encoding MFS transporter, producing MAGKNAPAMKKLMITVAAMGLAGTVFSSVMPDFLHNQLGVEGDVRGALEVPRELPGLLQIVLVALVAGLAKFRSLTLTFGVGAAAFVGLAFVGDSLPLFVVFMVLWSASAHLYMPLRDAVAMELAGNERRGYVLGTAGAFRAVGLIVGTGLVWLVLTQLELGFETLFLATAALLVLGALASERIPVLPSDTPAAGTKRPRALRLFVDLLARRPSYRLYYLLSALFGARKQIFLTFAPWLLVSEYGQRAPQLALGFGISAAVGIALRPLLGRWIDRSGERSVIVSESAMVACMCAAYAVVPLVAPRVVAIPVLYGLYVLDDILFFLYIARTTYLSRIARDVREVAPAVALGGTIDHVASMLVPIGAGIMWIAIGPWSVFLAAAAIALASLLAAFAMPRERRDNEPVGDR
- a CDS encoding metallophosphoesterase family protein, with product MTISAPPALALALAAAAAGGCWRTAPASVDDPDASDGWAGPDAVGAEDLGAEALDEPRNVHVTWRGDTGSSLTFSWRTLRRIGYTPRLWIAPEDDCAGDGGIAALPIDPALAHTGGGDTYTNEDGVGVEWIVEVTGLEPDTEYAYAVGTWSWFDPTTGPEDARLSPLRRVRTGPPSGSAAPVTFAVGGDTQGGVANLAAHADEIAETPAAFWLLTGDMTSSSTQLQWNTWFAAAAPLLDAAVVMPVPGNHELSYGTFYGRFALPAEPDLQPGLGEHAWSFDYGNVHVVGLDSTDDADMTPIAAWLDADLAAAAANPAIDWKIVVFHHPAYSSSSHGCTARVLEHWVPIFDAHGVDLAFSGHDHDYERTVPIAGGAHALPGFGVTYIVAGGLFAPLYASGDSWWTAYSESTHSYVVVDVDGPVLHLTAIDPEDQAVIDELLLQKEGG
- a CDS encoding sulfatase-like hydrolase/transferase; this encodes MAGAAGERGGRSGGGVSPGLAASVYLAALYLLHALALRIANAAILLDTGAASVTALGPPVSLPFLLGEELVVGAALAGALWAAWRRPLLRGLWLAACGAYLLFLSGEQLAFKLFFTHVDYVLYQDSHDVAGLFGSIVGTLDGFFFVNAALALAIPILVAAPYRPRPVLAAARWVARRPLAAAAVALLCLGLTIALSVAAPQHGLDRPFPVAFAASVLAARAEGIAERRAMASPAPRPAAGGRPEVGATPSADELAGVRAALAAHGGKLNVVWYMLESTSFRETTLDPAQRYDTTPFLKRLAAKSVLFTRYHTGVAASTRAYYSVQTGLHPYMDQTSDLAKYSQLAVPTLIDVLRGAGWATAFFSSSDAMFESLDTFLAVRNFDAYMDKNLVPPEKRASVSMEAWGVDEEIVIDAALEWVAATRAAGRPFFLSYNAVVPHHPFSVPPAHTGLYDLDWGEKIQRARYRASLRYADSALERMVRGLERLGALEGTLLVVTPDHGEAFGDLHRKNFMHAEHCYEEDTHIFLLLHNPEVLGAPLVSRRLGSHVDMFPTLLEALGVRRELDVDGQSLIGAGWAEPPLYCFSRRQLALRRGDLKAIASRESRGVELYDLAADPGEQRDLAEGRPGEAAAARDELLRWKAESARKMRDRVAAAGLTDEEIGGRAAAGRQRLYGGVRLRIAAAAICPSAAASSCEAAGRPPRFGRGQPLAVWVRLARAARTSVRVEAFAPGGKRIHMETRPHAGGAEAVIGTLPGGLFAEPGRYKVKVGVVESYAVHDSRVMAFEVE